A window from Pongo abelii isolate AG06213 chromosome 6, NHGRI_mPonAbe1-v2.0_pri, whole genome shotgun sequence encodes these proteins:
- the NDUFA4 gene encoding cytochrome c oxidase subunit NDUFA4, protein MLRQILSQAKKHPSLIPLFVFIGTGASGATLYLLRLALFNPDVCWDRNNPEPWNKLGPNDQYKFYSVNVDYSKLKKERPDF, encoded by the exons ATGCTCCGCCAGATCCTCAGTCAGGCCAAGAAGCATCCGAGC TTGATCCCCCTCTTTGTATTTATTGGAACTGGAGCTTCTGGAGCAACACTGTATCTCTTGCGTCTGGCATTGTTCAATCCAGATGTTTG ttggGACAGAAATAACCCAGAGCCCTGGAACAAACTGGGTCCCAATGATCAATACAAG tTCTACTCAGTGAATGTGGATTACAGCAAGCTGAAGAAGGAACGTCCAGATTTCTAA